The Thermoanaerobacterium thermosaccharolyticum DSM 571 region CCTCAGGCATATATTTCTCATGCCTAGAATTAACTAAAAAATTATTTATATTAGTAAAAGACTGCTGAATTTTATCTTTTTCGATGCCTAAAATTCCACCCAATATCTGTAATACCGGATACGAAACATCTATTAAAGTCAACAATATCTTATTCAATGTACGGTTATTACTTTTGCTATAAACTAAATAGATAAAACCAATAATACCAAAAATCAAAAAAATAGCCACTATAGAAAAAAGCAAAATTAAAGAGTTCATTAATAAATTGTACATTACAGAGCTTTTACTTTTTACAATGTACAATAGGAATAAAACTCCGGCAGTCAATAAAATTATTAATACACTTAAAAGGCCTAAAAATATACGTTTTTTACCTGTCAAAATTATATCCCCTCTAATTGTTCACCTTTTCCAATTATATGTCCCCTTAAATATTCTTCTACAGTCATCCTTCTT contains the following coding sequences:
- a CDS encoding DUF116 domain-containing protein translates to MTGKKRIFLGLLSVLIILLTAGVLFLLYIVKSKSSVMYNLLMNSLILLFSIVAIFLIFGIIGFIYLVYSKSNNRTLNKILLTLIDVSYPVLQILGGILGIEKDKIQQSFTNINNFLVNSRHEKYMPEDLLILTPHCIQFNECKFKVTNDIDNCRRCGRCQVSDLVKLKEKYGVKVAIATGGTLARKAVKDIKPKAIIAIACERDLTSGILDVKKIPVYGIINMRPNGPCFNTKVNIDEVEKAIINFTNGG